A single window of Syngnathus acus chromosome 23, fSynAcu1.2, whole genome shotgun sequence DNA harbors:
- the LOC119117115 gene encoding myelin regulatory factor-like protein isoform X6, giving the protein MEAAAVHGETEALRQFFRGHDVRQVLDNSVAVDTSILEQYLSSDFNAFPLPESPPNSDVCSPERIPDFQTEISYWSERPLLRPTACRSHFGQSDGGSVAPSPSDSYVGGGMPSGSPASLLTSALPLLNCFPDRSKRKRSESQDSSAGPDRLALGDEGTRGGPVLGGRLSWESFCPAEWSAVLDANLHVMPPPALAVATDKGFNFSPTDEAFVCQKKNHFQVTVHVGVAREPVYVRTPRGVRHLHYFEINVFGVKMESPEHRVSMEQSQADRTKKPLGPVRVSVTAGVVGKVTLGRLHFSETTANNMRKKGRPNPDQRYFRVVVGLYAAVKEEDQDEELSSFLLAALLSERLIVRASNPGQFEMDGDALWQRGAEHDAVTCHGRVGINTDAPDEALVVCGNATVMGRVMQPSDRRAKSNIREVDGEEQLRRITRMRLVEFDYKPEFASKMGIKHTHQTGVLAQEVKELLPSAVKEVGDITCHGGHKIDNFLMVDKDQIFMENVGAVQQLSKMADSLETRVSELEVWKRRLAKLKSLTGSLRSSGMSRKPSTASAATAQSFHGGLKASEAPADACVSQRMFRAGVFTLCLAVAACIITIGTVYLLNLMQGNVGPPSSVSNSSVLPTPAGGSSAPPVSPPGPWPPDVHFCHLLYCDAVYCCPSPAGGADPPTAGRGAEKSQDELLRKLQSAPDWTNTTIESFVIKENQQVIDSRYCVRDECGPDRFVFQVPVSPFVPVNMRVTLVMNSTELLVVHLCASHESAACAAPRHAELLGAAGYASNTQVTPKSTSSGVTAAPGGPAPHQLPCLLACRGNTSGRCTWLASTTAPTTFDPPWLAKPTAVPTITLGGRCSQTTISTSTVAAATEAATCFFFWVFFIRVQSQRCDRM; this is encoded by the exons ATGGAGGCTGCGGCTGTGCACGGCGAGACGGAGGCGCTGCGGCAGTTCTTCCGTG GTCACGACGTCAGGCAAGTTCTGGACAATTCGGTTGCCGTGGATACCAGCATCCTGGAGCAGTACCTCAGCAGCGACTTCAATGCTTT CCCGCTTCCCGAGTCTCCCCCAAACTCGGACGTCTGCTCACCCGAGCGGATTCCAG ATTTCCAAACGGAGATTTCCTATTGGTCCGAGCGGCCCCTCCTCCGGCCGACCGCATGCCGCTCGCATTTTGGCCAATCCGACGGCGGCTCCGTAGCTCCGTCGCCGTCCGACAGCTACGTCGGCGGCGGGATGCCATCGGGCTCGCCCGCCAGCCTGCTGACCTCAGCCTTGCCCTTGCTAAACTG CTTCCCCGACAGAAGCAAACGAAAGCGAAGCGAGTCGCAGGACTCGTCGGCGGGACCCGACCGACTTGCGCTCGGAGACGAGGGGACCCGAGGCGGACCCGTCCTCGGCGGGCGCTTGAGCTGGGAGTCCTTTTGTCCGGCCGAGTGGAGCGCCGTCCTTGATGCAAACTTGCACGTCAT GCCCCCGCCGGCCTTGGCCGTGGCTACGGACAAAGGCTTCAACTTCTCGCCGACCGACGAGGCTTTTGTATGCCAGAAGAAGAACCACTTCCAGGTGACGGTTCACGTGGGTGTGGCCAGAGAGCCCGTCTACGTGAGAACGCCGCGCGGCGTGCGCCATCTCCACTACTTTGAAATCAACGTGTTTGGGGTCAAG ATGGAATCTCCGGAGCATCGCGTGAGCATGGAGCAGTCTCAGGCCGACCGCACCAAGAAGCCTTTGGGGCCAGTCAG GGTTAGCGTGACCGCCGGCGTCGTGGGCAAAGTGACGTTAGGACGGCTTCATTTCAGCGAGACCACCGCCAATAACATGAGGAAGAAGGGGCGGCCCAACCCAGACCAGAG GTACTTCCGGGTGGTAGTAGGGTTGTACGCTGCCGTCAAGGAGGAAGACCAAGACGAGGAGCTGTCATCCTTCCTCCTGGCCGCCCTCCTGTCCGAGAGACTCATCGTCAGG GCCTCTAACCCCGGCCAGTTCGAGATGGACGGCGACGCCCTGTGGCAGCGGGGGGCGGAGCACGACGCCGTGACGTGCCACGGCCGGGTGGGCATCAACACAGATGCCCCCGACGAGGCGCTGGTGGTGTGCGGCAACGCCACCGTCATGGGGCGCGTCATGCAGCCGTCGGACCGGCGCGCCAAGAGCAACATCCGGGAG GTGGACGGTGAGGAGCAGCTGAGGAGGATCACGCGCATGCGCCTGGTGGAATTCGACTACAAGCCCGAGTTTGCCTCCAAGATGGGCATCAAACACACGCACCAGACAG GCGTCCTGGCTCAAGAGGTGAAGGAGCTGCTCCCTTCGGCCGTCAAGGAGGTCGGCGACATCACGTGCCACGGCGGCCATAAGATCGACAACTTCCTGATGGTGGACAAG GATCAGATCTTCATGGAGAACGTGGGCGCGGTGCAGCAGCTTTCCAAGATGGCCGACAGCCTGGAGACCCGCGTGAGCGAGTTGGAGGTTTGGAAGCGGCGCCTCGCCAAGCTCAAGAGCCTGACGGGAAGTCTGCGCTCCAGCGG GATGTCAAGGAAGCCCAGCACCGCGTCGGCGGCAACGGCGCAGAGTTTCCACGGGGGTCTCAAAGCCTCCGAGGCGCCCGCTGACGCTTGCGTGTCGCAGAGAATGTTTCGCGCCGGCGTGTTCACACTGTGCCTCGCCGTCGCCGCCTG cATCATCACCATCGGCACCGTGTACCTGCTCAACTTGATGCAAGGCAACGTTGGGCCGCCTTCCAGCGTCAG TAACAGCAGCGTACTTCCGACACCAGCCGGCGGCAGCTCAG CGCCGCCCGTCAGCCCCCCGGGGCCGTGGCCCCCCGACGTGCACTTCTGCCATCTGCTGTACTGCGACGCCGTGTACTGCTGCCCCTCGCCAGCGGGAGGCGCCGACCCGCCGACGGCCGGCCGCGGAGCGG AGAAAAGCCAAGACGAGCTTCTGCGGAAGCTTCAAAGCGCTCCGGACT GGACAAACACCACCATCGAGTCTTTTGTGATCAAAGAGAACCAGCAGGTGATTGACAGCCGCTACTGCGTGCGAGACGAGTGCGG ACCCGACAGGTTCGTCTTCCAAGTCCCCGTCAGTCCGTTTGTCCCCGTCAACATGCGGGTGACCCTCGTCATGAA TTCCACCGAGCTGCTGGTGGTGCACCTGTGCGCCTCCCACGAGTCGGCCGCCTGCGCCGCCCCGCGCCACGCCGAGCTGCTCGGCGCCGCCGGCTACGCCTCCAACACGCAGGTGACACCAAAAAGCACCTCGAGCGGTGTAACGGCTGCCCCCGGTGGCCCGGCGCCGCATCAGCTGCCGtgtttgcttgcttgcagGGGGAACACGAGTGGCCGCTGCACGTGGCTCGCCTCTACCACAGCTCCTACCACTTTCGATCCGCCGTGGCT GGCCAAGCCGACTGCAGTACCGACCATCACTTTGGGGGGGCGCTGTTCACAGACTACCATTTCTACTTCTACCGTCGCTGCAGCAACTGAAGCagccacttgtttttttttttgggttttttttatcCGAGTCCAGTCTCAAAGGTGTGACagaatgtga
- the LOC119117115 gene encoding myelin regulatory factor-like protein isoform X5 — translation MKRARSRVPPAWVAASNELGSRLRLAPMSADRRAHARRCDTPPSCPKLKVHLTLSRRTPHGREENWNAPVTPTFPEKTSQSALGVQTWKFKVANGPTASGPKDPIDGLRSVGRSGAAAAILEPKAGVTHSVGLLPGNPCAPPPIEAVYCAPPQRHPLASMEAAAVHGETEALRQFFRGHDVRQVLDNSVAVDTSILEQYLSSDFNAFPLPESPPNSDVCSPERIPDFQTEISYWSERPLLRPTACRSHFGQSDGGSVAPSPSDSYVGGGMPSGSPASLLTSALPLLNCFPDRSKRKRSESQDSSAGPDRLALGDEGTRGGPVLGGRLSWESFCPAEWSAVLDANLHVMPPPALAVATDKGFNFSPTDEAFVCQKKNHFQVTVHVGVAREPVYVRTPRGVRHLHYFEINVFGVKMESPEHRVSMEQSQADRTKKPLGPVRVSVTAGVVGKVTLGRLHFSETTANNMRKKGRPNPDQRYFRVVVGLYAAVKEEDQDEELSSFLLAALLSERLIVRASNPGQFEMDGDALWQRGAEHDAVTCHGRVGINTDAPDEALVVCGNATVMGRVMQPSDRRAKSNIREVDGEEQLRRITRMRLVEFDYKPEFASKMGIKHTHQTGVLAQEVKELLPSAVKEVGDITCHGGHKIDNFLMVDKDQIFMENVGAVQQLSKMADSLETRVSELEVWKRRLAKLKSLTGSLRSSGMSRKPSTASAATAQSFHGGLKASEAPADACVSQRMFRAGVFTLCLAVAACIITIGTVYLLNLMQGNVGPPSSVSNSSVLPTPAGGSSAPPVSPPGPWPPDVHFCHLLYCDAVYCCPSPAGGADPPTAGRGAEKSQDELLRKLQSAPDWTNTTIESFVIKENQQVIDSRYCVRDECGPDRFVFQVPVSPFVPVNMRVTLVMNSTELLVVHLCASHESAACAAPRHAELLGAAGYASNTQGEHEWPLHVARLYHSSYHFRSAVAGQADCSTDHHFGGALFTDYHFYFYRRCSN, via the exons ATGAAGCGGGCCCGGTCCAGAGTGCCACCCGCTTGGGTTGCCGCCTCAAATGAGCTGGGATCGAGGCTGCGGCTCGCTCCGATGAGCGCCGATCGCCGCGCACACGCACGGCGCTGTGACACGCCTCCTTCCTGTCCAAAGCTCAAAGTTCACCTGACACTAAGCAGACGGACGCCACACGGCAGGGAAGAAAACTGGAATGCTCCCGTAACGCCGACGTTTCCTGAAAAAACAAGTCAGTCAGCACTCGGGGTGCAAACATGGAAGTTCAAAGTGGCAAACGGACCCACGGCCAGCGGCCCGAAAGATCCCATTGACGGACTACgatcggtcggtcggtcgggagcggcggcggccattttggagcCAAAGGCAG gtgtgACTCACTCGGTAGGCCTGTTGCCTGGCAACCCTTGTGCTCCTCCTCCAATTGAGGCAGTTTACTGTGCTCCTCCTCAGCGCCACCCACTGGCCAGCATGGAGGCTGCGGCTGTGCACGGCGAGACGGAGGCGCTGCGGCAGTTCTTCCGTG GTCACGACGTCAGGCAAGTTCTGGACAATTCGGTTGCCGTGGATACCAGCATCCTGGAGCAGTACCTCAGCAGCGACTTCAATGCTTT CCCGCTTCCCGAGTCTCCCCCAAACTCGGACGTCTGCTCACCCGAGCGGATTCCAG ATTTCCAAACGGAGATTTCCTATTGGTCCGAGCGGCCCCTCCTCCGGCCGACCGCATGCCGCTCGCATTTTGGCCAATCCGACGGCGGCTCCGTAGCTCCGTCGCCGTCCGACAGCTACGTCGGCGGCGGGATGCCATCGGGCTCGCCCGCCAGCCTGCTGACCTCAGCCTTGCCCTTGCTAAACTG CTTCCCCGACAGAAGCAAACGAAAGCGAAGCGAGTCGCAGGACTCGTCGGCGGGACCCGACCGACTTGCGCTCGGAGACGAGGGGACCCGAGGCGGACCCGTCCTCGGCGGGCGCTTGAGCTGGGAGTCCTTTTGTCCGGCCGAGTGGAGCGCCGTCCTTGATGCAAACTTGCACGTCAT GCCCCCGCCGGCCTTGGCCGTGGCTACGGACAAAGGCTTCAACTTCTCGCCGACCGACGAGGCTTTTGTATGCCAGAAGAAGAACCACTTCCAGGTGACGGTTCACGTGGGTGTGGCCAGAGAGCCCGTCTACGTGAGAACGCCGCGCGGCGTGCGCCATCTCCACTACTTTGAAATCAACGTGTTTGGGGTCAAG ATGGAATCTCCGGAGCATCGCGTGAGCATGGAGCAGTCTCAGGCCGACCGCACCAAGAAGCCTTTGGGGCCAGTCAG GGTTAGCGTGACCGCCGGCGTCGTGGGCAAAGTGACGTTAGGACGGCTTCATTTCAGCGAGACCACCGCCAATAACATGAGGAAGAAGGGGCGGCCCAACCCAGACCAGAG GTACTTCCGGGTGGTAGTAGGGTTGTACGCTGCCGTCAAGGAGGAAGACCAAGACGAGGAGCTGTCATCCTTCCTCCTGGCCGCCCTCCTGTCCGAGAGACTCATCGTCAGG GCCTCTAACCCCGGCCAGTTCGAGATGGACGGCGACGCCCTGTGGCAGCGGGGGGCGGAGCACGACGCCGTGACGTGCCACGGCCGGGTGGGCATCAACACAGATGCCCCCGACGAGGCGCTGGTGGTGTGCGGCAACGCCACCGTCATGGGGCGCGTCATGCAGCCGTCGGACCGGCGCGCCAAGAGCAACATCCGGGAG GTGGACGGTGAGGAGCAGCTGAGGAGGATCACGCGCATGCGCCTGGTGGAATTCGACTACAAGCCCGAGTTTGCCTCCAAGATGGGCATCAAACACACGCACCAGACAG GCGTCCTGGCTCAAGAGGTGAAGGAGCTGCTCCCTTCGGCCGTCAAGGAGGTCGGCGACATCACGTGCCACGGCGGCCATAAGATCGACAACTTCCTGATGGTGGACAAG GATCAGATCTTCATGGAGAACGTGGGCGCGGTGCAGCAGCTTTCCAAGATGGCCGACAGCCTGGAGACCCGCGTGAGCGAGTTGGAGGTTTGGAAGCGGCGCCTCGCCAAGCTCAAGAGCCTGACGGGAAGTCTGCGCTCCAGCGG GATGTCAAGGAAGCCCAGCACCGCGTCGGCGGCAACGGCGCAGAGTTTCCACGGGGGTCTCAAAGCCTCCGAGGCGCCCGCTGACGCTTGCGTGTCGCAGAGAATGTTTCGCGCCGGCGTGTTCACACTGTGCCTCGCCGTCGCCGCCTG cATCATCACCATCGGCACCGTGTACCTGCTCAACTTGATGCAAGGCAACGTTGGGCCGCCTTCCAGCGTCAG TAACAGCAGCGTACTTCCGACACCAGCCGGCGGCAGCTCAG CGCCGCCCGTCAGCCCCCCGGGGCCGTGGCCCCCCGACGTGCACTTCTGCCATCTGCTGTACTGCGACGCCGTGTACTGCTGCCCCTCGCCAGCGGGAGGCGCCGACCCGCCGACGGCCGGCCGCGGAGCGG AGAAAAGCCAAGACGAGCTTCTGCGGAAGCTTCAAAGCGCTCCGGACT GGACAAACACCACCATCGAGTCTTTTGTGATCAAAGAGAACCAGCAGGTGATTGACAGCCGCTACTGCGTGCGAGACGAGTGCGG ACCCGACAGGTTCGTCTTCCAAGTCCCCGTCAGTCCGTTTGTCCCCGTCAACATGCGGGTGACCCTCGTCATGAA TTCCACCGAGCTGCTGGTGGTGCACCTGTGCGCCTCCCACGAGTCGGCCGCCTGCGCCGCCCCGCGCCACGCCGAGCTGCTCGGCGCCGCCGGCTACGCCTCCAACACGCAG GGGGAACACGAGTGGCCGCTGCACGTGGCTCGCCTCTACCACAGCTCCTACCACTTTCGATCCGCCGTGGCT GGCCAAGCCGACTGCAGTACCGACCATCACTTTGGGGGGGCGCTGTTCACAGACTACCATTTCTACTTCTACCGTCGCTGCAGCAACTGA
- the LOC119117115 gene encoding myelin regulatory factor-like protein isoform X4 produces MKRARSRVPPAWVAASNELGSRLRLAPMSADRRAHARRCDTPPSCPKLKVHLTLSRRTPHGREENWNAPVTPTFPEKTSQSALGVQTWKFKVANGPTASGPKDPIDGLRSVGRSGAAAAILEPKAGVTHSVGLLPGNPCAPPPIEAVYCAPPQRHPLASMEAAAVHGETEALRQFFRGHDVRQVLDNSVAVDTSILEQYLSSDFNAFPLPESPPNSDVCSPERIPDFQTEISYWSERPLLRPTACRSHFGQSDGGSVAPSPSDSYVGGGMPSGSPASLLTSALPLLNCFPDRSKRKRSESQDSSAGPDRLALGDEGTRGGPVLGGRLSWESFCPAEWSAVLDANLHVMPPPALAVATDKGFNFSPTDEAFVCQKKNHFQVTVHVGVAREPVYVRTPRGVRHLHYFEINVFGVKMESPEHRVSMEQSQADRTKKPLGPVRVSVTAGVVGKVTLGRLHFSETTANNMRKKGRPNPDQRYFRVVVGLYAAVKEEDQDEELSSFLLAALLSERLIVRASNPGQFEMDGDALWQRGAEHDAVTCHGRVGINTDAPDEALVVCGNATVMGRVMQPSDRRAKSNIREVDGEEQLRRITRMRLVEFDYKPEFASKMGIKHTHQTGVLAQEVKELLPSAVKEVGDITCHGGHKIDNFLMVDKDQIFMENVGAVQQLSKMADSLETRVSELEVWKRRLAKLKSLTGSLRSSGMSRKPSTASAATAQSFHGGLKASEAPADACVSQRMFRAGVFTLCLAVAACIITIGTVYLLNLMQGNVGPPSSVSNSSVLPTPAGGSSAPPVSPPGPWPPDVHFCHLLYCDAVYCCPSPAGGADPPTAGRGAEKSQDELLRKLQSAPDWTNTTIESFVIKENQQVIDSRYCVRDECGPDRFVFQVPVSPFVPVNMRVTLVMNSTELLVVHLCASHESAACAAPRHAELLGAAGYASNTQGEHEWPLHVARLYHSSYHFRSAVAVSTHARYEMEANHRDFFVSWPPGGTKAQRHGSTLSPFSPRIKNRSKPSVL; encoded by the exons ATGAAGCGGGCCCGGTCCAGAGTGCCACCCGCTTGGGTTGCCGCCTCAAATGAGCTGGGATCGAGGCTGCGGCTCGCTCCGATGAGCGCCGATCGCCGCGCACACGCACGGCGCTGTGACACGCCTCCTTCCTGTCCAAAGCTCAAAGTTCACCTGACACTAAGCAGACGGACGCCACACGGCAGGGAAGAAAACTGGAATGCTCCCGTAACGCCGACGTTTCCTGAAAAAACAAGTCAGTCAGCACTCGGGGTGCAAACATGGAAGTTCAAAGTGGCAAACGGACCCACGGCCAGCGGCCCGAAAGATCCCATTGACGGACTACgatcggtcggtcggtcgggagcggcggcggccattttggagcCAAAGGCAG gtgtgACTCACTCGGTAGGCCTGTTGCCTGGCAACCCTTGTGCTCCTCCTCCAATTGAGGCAGTTTACTGTGCTCCTCCTCAGCGCCACCCACTGGCCAGCATGGAGGCTGCGGCTGTGCACGGCGAGACGGAGGCGCTGCGGCAGTTCTTCCGTG GTCACGACGTCAGGCAAGTTCTGGACAATTCGGTTGCCGTGGATACCAGCATCCTGGAGCAGTACCTCAGCAGCGACTTCAATGCTTT CCCGCTTCCCGAGTCTCCCCCAAACTCGGACGTCTGCTCACCCGAGCGGATTCCAG ATTTCCAAACGGAGATTTCCTATTGGTCCGAGCGGCCCCTCCTCCGGCCGACCGCATGCCGCTCGCATTTTGGCCAATCCGACGGCGGCTCCGTAGCTCCGTCGCCGTCCGACAGCTACGTCGGCGGCGGGATGCCATCGGGCTCGCCCGCCAGCCTGCTGACCTCAGCCTTGCCCTTGCTAAACTG CTTCCCCGACAGAAGCAAACGAAAGCGAAGCGAGTCGCAGGACTCGTCGGCGGGACCCGACCGACTTGCGCTCGGAGACGAGGGGACCCGAGGCGGACCCGTCCTCGGCGGGCGCTTGAGCTGGGAGTCCTTTTGTCCGGCCGAGTGGAGCGCCGTCCTTGATGCAAACTTGCACGTCAT GCCCCCGCCGGCCTTGGCCGTGGCTACGGACAAAGGCTTCAACTTCTCGCCGACCGACGAGGCTTTTGTATGCCAGAAGAAGAACCACTTCCAGGTGACGGTTCACGTGGGTGTGGCCAGAGAGCCCGTCTACGTGAGAACGCCGCGCGGCGTGCGCCATCTCCACTACTTTGAAATCAACGTGTTTGGGGTCAAG ATGGAATCTCCGGAGCATCGCGTGAGCATGGAGCAGTCTCAGGCCGACCGCACCAAGAAGCCTTTGGGGCCAGTCAG GGTTAGCGTGACCGCCGGCGTCGTGGGCAAAGTGACGTTAGGACGGCTTCATTTCAGCGAGACCACCGCCAATAACATGAGGAAGAAGGGGCGGCCCAACCCAGACCAGAG GTACTTCCGGGTGGTAGTAGGGTTGTACGCTGCCGTCAAGGAGGAAGACCAAGACGAGGAGCTGTCATCCTTCCTCCTGGCCGCCCTCCTGTCCGAGAGACTCATCGTCAGG GCCTCTAACCCCGGCCAGTTCGAGATGGACGGCGACGCCCTGTGGCAGCGGGGGGCGGAGCACGACGCCGTGACGTGCCACGGCCGGGTGGGCATCAACACAGATGCCCCCGACGAGGCGCTGGTGGTGTGCGGCAACGCCACCGTCATGGGGCGCGTCATGCAGCCGTCGGACCGGCGCGCCAAGAGCAACATCCGGGAG GTGGACGGTGAGGAGCAGCTGAGGAGGATCACGCGCATGCGCCTGGTGGAATTCGACTACAAGCCCGAGTTTGCCTCCAAGATGGGCATCAAACACACGCACCAGACAG GCGTCCTGGCTCAAGAGGTGAAGGAGCTGCTCCCTTCGGCCGTCAAGGAGGTCGGCGACATCACGTGCCACGGCGGCCATAAGATCGACAACTTCCTGATGGTGGACAAG GATCAGATCTTCATGGAGAACGTGGGCGCGGTGCAGCAGCTTTCCAAGATGGCCGACAGCCTGGAGACCCGCGTGAGCGAGTTGGAGGTTTGGAAGCGGCGCCTCGCCAAGCTCAAGAGCCTGACGGGAAGTCTGCGCTCCAGCGG GATGTCAAGGAAGCCCAGCACCGCGTCGGCGGCAACGGCGCAGAGTTTCCACGGGGGTCTCAAAGCCTCCGAGGCGCCCGCTGACGCTTGCGTGTCGCAGAGAATGTTTCGCGCCGGCGTGTTCACACTGTGCCTCGCCGTCGCCGCCTG cATCATCACCATCGGCACCGTGTACCTGCTCAACTTGATGCAAGGCAACGTTGGGCCGCCTTCCAGCGTCAG TAACAGCAGCGTACTTCCGACACCAGCCGGCGGCAGCTCAG CGCCGCCCGTCAGCCCCCCGGGGCCGTGGCCCCCCGACGTGCACTTCTGCCATCTGCTGTACTGCGACGCCGTGTACTGCTGCCCCTCGCCAGCGGGAGGCGCCGACCCGCCGACGGCCGGCCGCGGAGCGG AGAAAAGCCAAGACGAGCTTCTGCGGAAGCTTCAAAGCGCTCCGGACT GGACAAACACCACCATCGAGTCTTTTGTGATCAAAGAGAACCAGCAGGTGATTGACAGCCGCTACTGCGTGCGAGACGAGTGCGG ACCCGACAGGTTCGTCTTCCAAGTCCCCGTCAGTCCGTTTGTCCCCGTCAACATGCGGGTGACCCTCGTCATGAA TTCCACCGAGCTGCTGGTGGTGCACCTGTGCGCCTCCCACGAGTCGGCCGCCTGCGCCGCCCCGCGCCACGCCGAGCTGCTCGGCGCCGCCGGCTACGCCTCCAACACGCAG GGGGAACACGAGTGGCCGCTGCACGTGGCTCGCCTCTACCACAGCTCCTACCACTTTCGATCCGCCGTGGCTgtaagcacgcacgcacgctatGAAATGGAAGCAAATCACAGGGATTTCTTTGTTTCTTGGCCACCCGGGGGCACTAAAGCGCAGAGACACGGCTCCACTCTTAGTCCTTTTTCACCgaggataaagaatagatCAAAGCCTAGTGTCTTGTGA